The following are encoded in a window of Panicum virgatum strain AP13 chromosome 5N, P.virgatum_v5, whole genome shotgun sequence genomic DNA:
- the LOC120676556 gene encoding MFS18 protein-like: MARSAKMMAAAALLVLAVAAATAEARNIKTADKKQADDAAVQPQTFPPFDRLGGGMPGGSSSLPGSSMPFPFPSSGGLTPGFGSMPGFGGFGGLPGSPAAVGSVPEHATKP; this comes from the coding sequence ATGGCGAGGTCTGCCAagatgatggcggcggcggccctgctggtcctggccgtggcggcggcgaccgccgaGGCGAGGAACATCAAGACGGCGGACAAGAAGCAGGCGGACGACGCGGCGGTACAGCCACAGACCTTCCCGCCCTTCGaccgcctcggcggcggcatgcccggcggcagcagcagcctccccgGCAGCAGCATGCCGTTCCCCTTCCCCAGCAGCGGCGGGCTCACGCCGGGCTTCGGCAGCATGCCCGGCTTCGGCGGCTTCGGCGGCTTGCCCggctcccccgccgccgtcggctcCGTCCCCGAGCACGCCACCAAGCCCTGA